Proteins encoded by one window of Cylindrospermum stagnale PCC 7417:
- a CDS encoding non-ribosomal peptide synthetase, with translation MNEHFNDSKILVAHLKQQLDSAQLLTETELHKLLIEWNDTQRDYPQDKCIHQLFAEQVERTPKAVAVVFEGKQLTYQELNARANQLAHHLQSLGVGPEVLVGICVERSLEMIVGVLGVLKAGGAYVPLDRGYPSERLAYMLEDSSVPVLLTQAHLSEEFSQYSAHTICLDSDWVKIAHQVKSNPTSDVTPDNLAYVIYTSGSTGQPKGVTVPHRAVNRLLLNTNYINLQCQDVVAFASNFSFDAVTFEIWGALLHGAKLVGVCKDVVLSPNDFAQFIQKQEISVLFLTTALFNQMASVVPSAFRSVHHLLFGGEAVEPRWVKEVLKNGPPQRMLHVYGPTESTTFATWYLVQDVAEGDTTIPIGRPISNTRCFLLDAQKQPVPIGVPGELYIDGDGLARGYLNRPDLTLEKFIPNPLSNEPGSRLYKTGDLACYLPDGNIEFLGRIDHQVKIRGFRIELGEIEAALTQHPDVREAVVIVREDIPGDKRLVAYLVENPQSSVLSEQKLIPLLRSFLQAKLPVYMIPDRFVMLDALPLTPNGKVDRSSLPVPDATRPDQAENFVAPSSPTEKILAAIWSEVLGLQQVGINDNFFELGGHSLLATSVVSRIEQAFSIQLPLDYLFTTPTIASVSQYIENSRLIESRSMVIDALPPLVHVPREQHIPLSSAQKSTWESVELNPDSCGYNCPMILHFTIPLSANVLEQSINEIIRRHEILRTNFTIVQGQPQQVVAPSLTVPLEILDLQHLLPVERDAAAQRIFTQQARHKFNLASGSLMKTTLLKLAKEKYQLLVTIHHIITDGWSMGIWLQELEIIYSAFSIGKPSPLPEEPIQYGDFTIWEQQWLNAGLLAKQLAYWQKKLANIPTPLNLLPTKQPQQTTSSQYASLYSLELPESLGIAITSLSRSQGVTNFVIILTALKILLFKLSGQTEIIVTGITANRRTPVVEKMMGCFFNCLYLYSHIDDSQTGQTLLQQVKQTVSEAIAHQDIPVNNVFNNISGLKSLQTTFVSMIPPVSGQGEMFDSEPIALVNQGELWNEEENPLEIYIYSPEADYSIMKILAYYSTNLFTSESIEQFFSDYQNILQRLVENLEIKISEFELFSKKS, from the coding sequence CTGCAAAGCCTGGGCGTTGGGCCAGAAGTGCTAGTGGGTATCTGCGTTGAACGCTCCCTAGAAATGATAGTGGGAGTTCTTGGTGTCCTTAAAGCAGGTGGTGCTTATGTTCCCTTAGACCGAGGGTATCCGTCTGAGCGCTTGGCTTATATGCTGGAAGACTCCTCTGTGCCAGTGCTGCTTACCCAGGCGCATCTGTCCGAGGAGTTTTCCCAATACTCTGCACATACCATCTGCTTGGATTCTGATTGGGTAAAAATTGCCCACCAGGTGAAGTCAAACCCCACGAGCGACGTGACGCCCGATAACCTAGCATATGTCATCTACACCTCTGGCTCAACTGGTCAGCCCAAGGGGGTTACTGTTCCTCACCGAGCAGTAAACCGCTTATTACTTAATACGAATTACATCAATTTACAATGCCAAGATGTAGTTGCTTTCGCGTCAAACTTTTCCTTCGATGCTGTCACTTTTGAGATTTGGGGAGCGCTACTTCACGGGGCGAAGCTCGTTGGGGTTTGCAAGGATGTGGTTCTTTCACCCAATGACTTTGCACAGTTTATTCAAAAGCAAGAAATCAGCGTGTTGTTTTTGACAACCGCCTTATTTAATCAAATGGCGAGTGTTGTTCCCTCGGCTTTCCGTTCGGTACACCACCTTCTATTTGGAGGAGAGGCGGTCGAGCCAAGGTGGGTCAAAGAAGTGCTGAAGAATGGACCACCTCAGCGAATGCTTCATGTTTATGGACCGACAGAAAGTACAACATTCGCCACCTGGTACTTGGTACAGGATGTCGCAGAAGGAGATACAACTATTCCCATAGGTCGCCCCATCTCCAATACGCGCTGTTTTCTGCTGGATGCTCAAAAGCAACCTGTCCCCATTGGTGTCCCTGGAGAACTGTACATCGATGGAGATGGGCTGGCACGGGGATACCTTAACCGTCCCGATTTAACTCTGGAGAAATTTATCCCCAACCCCTTGAGCAATGAACCAGGTTCTCGCCTCTACAAAACTGGTGATTTAGCCTGCTATCTACCTGATGGCAACATTGAATTTCTCGGACGTATCGACCATCAAGTAAAGATTCGCGGCTTCCGTATTGAACTGGGTGAAATTGAGGCAGCACTAACTCAACATCCAGACGTGCGGGAGGCTGTTGTGATAGTTAGAGAGGATATTCCAGGTGATAAGCGCCTAGTGGCCTATCTAGTGGAAAACCCACAAAGCAGCGTACTGTCTGAGCAAAAGCTAATACCGCTTCTCCGCAGTTTTTTACAAGCAAAACTGCCTGTGTATATGATACCTGATCGCTTTGTCATGTTGGATGCTTTACCCCTAACCCCTAATGGCAAAGTCGATCGCTCCTCGCTACCAGTGCCTGATGCTACTAGACCAGACCAAGCAGAAAATTTTGTCGCCCCTAGCAGTCCTACTGAAAAAATCCTAGCTGCTATTTGGTCTGAGGTTCTGGGACTGCAACAAGTAGGTATTAACGACAACTTCTTTGAATTGGGGGGACACTCGCTGCTTGCCACCTCTGTTGTCTCACGTATTGAGCAAGCCTTTTCTATCCAACTTCCTCTAGACTATCTATTTACGACACCTACGATAGCTTCAGTCAGTCAGTACATCGAAAATTCACGCCTAATTGAATCCAGGAGTATGGTGATTGACGCCCTTCCGCCTCTGGTACACGTCCCACGAGAGCAACATATACCCTTGTCTTCTGCACAAAAGTCTACATGGGAGTCAGTGGAGTTGAATCCAGACAGCTGCGGCTACAACTGCCCTATGATTCTACATTTTACTATCCCGCTCTCTGCCAATGTCTTGGAGCAAAGCATCAATGAGATTATCCGTAGACACGAAATTCTACGTACTAACTTTACTATTGTACAAGGTCAACCCCAGCAGGTCGTTGCTCCATCCCTTACCGTGCCTCTAGAGATACTAGATTTACAGCATCTACTTCCAGTAGAGCGAGATGCGGCGGCTCAAAGAATTTTTACTCAACAAGCCCGCCACAAATTTAATCTAGCATCTGGCTCTCTGATGAAGACAACCTTGCTGAAGTTGGCAAAAGAGAAGTATCAGCTATTAGTCACAATACACCACATAATTACAGATGGCTGGTCAATGGGAATCTGGCTTCAAGAGTTAGAAATTATCTATAGCGCCTTCTCCATTGGTAAGCCTTCACCCTTACCTGAAGAACCTATTCAGTATGGGGATTTCACCATCTGGGAGCAACAGTGGTTAAATGCAGGGTTACTGGCAAAGCAGCTTGCTTATTGGCAGAAAAAGCTGGCTAATATTCCCACACCACTCAATCTCCTACCTACTAAACAGCCACAGCAAACCACCAGCAGTCAATATGCATCTTTATATTCTCTAGAACTACCAGAGAGTCTGGGAATTGCAATCACATCTCTCAGCCGTTCCCAAGGAGTTACCAATTTTGTCATTATTTTGACAGCTCTAAAGATACTCTTATTTAAATTAAGTGGACAAACAGAAATTATAGTCACGGGGATAACGGCTAATCGCCGAACTCCAGTAGTTGAAAAAATGATGGGTTGCTTTTTTAATTGCCTTTATTTGTACTCCCACATTGATGACTCGCAAACAGGACAAACTCTTCTACAACAGGTTAAACAGACAGTTAGTGAAGCGATCGCTCATCAAGATATTCCTGTAAATAATGTGTTTAATAATATCAGCGGACTAAAATCGCTGCAAACCACATTTGTGAGTATGATTCCACCAGTTTCTGGGCAAGGTGAAATGTTTGATTCAGAACCCATAGCACTTGTAAATCAAGGTGAACTTTGGAATGAAGAGGAGAATCCGCTAGAAATTTATATTTATTCACCGGAAGCAGATTATTCAATTATGAAAATTTTAGCATATTACAGTACAAACTTATTTACATCTGAAAGCATAGAGCAGTTTTTTAGTGACTATCAAAATATTCTTCAGCGGCTTGTTGAAAATTTAGAAATAAAAATTTCTGAATTTGAGTTATTTTCAAAAAAATCTTAG
- a CDS encoding MATE family efflux transporter yields the protein MRSPSKFLSEVFATLHLAVPLGGIQLAEAAVGFVNTVMMGFLGIQSLAAGALGVITFYTLTLICMGVIEGASPLAAEAFGAGNTERIRQIFAQGLWLVVALSLPMMLLTWHLDSILMLSGQEENTVALANTYLKAIVWSLPAAVGFFILKEVATAVNRPQLISAIALTSIPLNILANYLLIFGKLGLPPLGLAGIGWAGTFVYWVNFLAAAAVIGFHPWFKEYKLFASLQFNKQVFAELWQNGWPLGLEYASSLILFTLIALLSGYMGTTLLAANEIVVQTLEVSLIVPTAISYATMTRVGQMMGQNDPAGAKKAGFAAITIGVAAMSLIAVAICLFPEQIATIYLDASNSDNILAIRSAIPLLRIASLFLIALGLNLIALGTLLGIQDTRLPLLINILFQWGVGMTCGYLLCFHLNWGSIGLWSGLTIGITLATLFLIYRFYLSTSEIIQTSEGEEAADRSQATDEDQAPVLKSVS from the coding sequence ATGCGATCGCCTTCAAAATTTCTATCAGAAGTTTTTGCTACCCTACATTTAGCAGTTCCTTTGGGGGGCATTCAGCTCGCCGAGGCGGCTGTTGGTTTTGTAAATACCGTCATGATGGGATTCTTGGGCATTCAATCCCTCGCTGCCGGCGCTTTGGGTGTCATCACCTTCTACACCCTCACACTCATATGTATGGGGGTTATAGAAGGAGCCAGTCCCCTAGCAGCCGAAGCCTTTGGCGCCGGCAACACAGAGCGCATTCGCCAAATCTTCGCTCAAGGACTTTGGCTGGTGGTTGCTCTGTCTTTACCAATGATGTTGCTCACTTGGCATCTGGACTCGATTTTGATGCTATCGGGTCAAGAGGAAAACACGGTAGCCCTAGCTAATACTTATTTAAAAGCCATTGTTTGGAGTTTACCGGCGGCAGTGGGGTTCTTTATCCTTAAGGAGGTTGCTACTGCCGTCAATCGCCCCCAACTTATTAGTGCGATCGCCCTAACTAGCATTCCCCTGAATATTCTCGCTAACTACCTTTTAATCTTTGGTAAATTAGGCTTGCCACCTTTAGGATTAGCGGGGATTGGTTGGGCTGGTACCTTTGTCTACTGGGTGAATTTCCTAGCTGCTGCCGCCGTAATTGGTTTCCATCCTTGGTTTAAAGAATACAAACTATTTGCTTCTCTACAGTTCAATAAACAGGTGTTTGCCGAACTTTGGCAAAATGGCTGGCCCCTTGGATTGGAATACGCCTCCTCATTGATCTTATTTACCCTGATTGCCTTGCTGAGTGGCTATATGGGAACAACCTTGCTAGCAGCCAATGAAATTGTCGTGCAAACTCTAGAAGTATCTTTGATTGTGCCGACAGCGATCTCTTACGCTACCATGACGCGAGTTGGACAAATGATGGGTCAGAATGACCCCGCTGGTGCAAAGAAGGCAGGATTTGCAGCAATTACCATCGGTGTAGCAGCAATGAGCCTGATTGCCGTTGCTATATGTCTATTTCCAGAGCAGATTGCCACCATCTATTTAGATGCCAGTAATTCAGATAATATCCTAGCAATCAGGTCTGCAATCCCCTTGTTGAGAATTGCCTCACTTTTTCTCATAGCTTTGGGACTTAACCTGATTGCTTTAGGGACGTTGCTGGGCATCCAAGACACCCGCTTACCTTTATTGATTAACATCCTGTTTCAGTGGGGTGTTGGTATGACTTGCGGCTACCTGCTTTGCTTCCATCTCAATTGGGGATCTATCGGCTTGTGGTCAGGGTTAACGATAGGAATCACACTAGCCACACTGTTTTTAATCTATCGTTTTTACCTTTCGACTTCTGAGATTATCCAAACTAGCGAGGGTGAAGAAGCGGCAGACAGGAGTCAAGCCACAGATGAGGATCAAGCTCCTGTATTGAAATCAGTTTCTTAA
- the rpsR gene encoding 30S ribosomal protein S18, which yields MSYYRRRLSPIKPGEPIDYKDVDLLRKFITERGKILPRRITGLTSQQQRELTLAIKRSRIVALLPFINAEG from the coding sequence ATGAGTTACTACCGTCGTCGCTTGTCTCCAATCAAGCCAGGAGAACCAATTGATTATAAAGATGTTGATTTGTTGCGTAAGTTTATCACCGAGCGTGGTAAGATTCTGCCACGTAGGATTACGGGGCTGACATCTCAGCAACAGCGAGAATTGACATTAGCAATTAAACGCTCCCGGATTGTGGCTTTGTTGCCATTTATCAATGCAGAAGGCTAA
- a CDS encoding HEPN domain-containing protein yields MDKAKRTLVQFWLKKSQRDLTAAQKLAQELPDIAIYHCQQAAEKALKGFLVLHDTNPGDTHNINTLVRLASTFKPELAAVLKEAGYLSQYNQTYRYPMESTEDFNPTPGELKKADKLASDVYKNVIDSLPADITGN; encoded by the coding sequence ATGGACAAGGCAAAGCGGACACTGGTTCAATTCTGGTTGAAAAAGTCCCAACGTGATTTAACAGCAGCACAAAAATTAGCCCAAGAACTACCAGATATCGCAATTTACCATTGCCAACAAGCAGCAGAAAAAGCACTAAAAGGGTTTTTAGTTTTACATGATACAAATCCAGGAGATACACATAACATAAACACCTTAGTCAGATTAGCTTCCACATTTAAGCCAGAATTGGCGGCTGTACTAAAAGAAGCAGGATACCTGAGTCAGTATAACCAGACATATCGATATCCGATGGAATCAACGGAAGATTTTAATCCAACTCCTGGAGAACTAAAGAAAGCAGACAAATTAGCAAGTGATGTATACAAAAATGTAATTGATTCTCTACCTGCTGACATTACCGGAAATTAG
- the rpmG gene encoding 50S ribosomal protein L33 codes for MAKSKGARIIVTLECTECRTNPDKRSAGVSRYTSTKNRRNTTNRLELSKFCTHCNKHTVHKEIK; via the coding sequence ATGGCTAAGAGTAAAGGTGCCCGCATAATAGTGACACTAGAATGCACCGAGTGTCGTACTAACCCAGACAAGCGTTCTGCTGGCGTTTCCCGCTACACCAGCACCAAGAACCGTCGCAACACCACGAACCGCCTAGAACTAAGCAAGTTCTGCACCCACTGCAACAAACATACTGTTCACAAGGAAATCAAGTAA
- a CDS encoding RDD family protein, whose amino-acid sequence MTIVKVPQKHYPKAEIARRGMAFGLDFLGAWLISAVFNSGTPGIQFVQILVFIIAWLVLRVLVVYNNQGQSLGRWAFDLKVLEVNNGQVVGRIPQLQSLLMREAIICFSALMASITLSTIIANPTAILLLLPLAIDCGSALSDSLMRQALHDRYARTIIVSSRRGYSLDLKVKRLVEKLQRNVRR is encoded by the coding sequence ATGACCATCGTCAAAGTTCCTCAAAAACACTATCCCAAGGCAGAAATTGCCAGACGAGGAATGGCATTCGGGCTAGATTTCCTTGGTGCTTGGTTAATCAGCGCCGTCTTTAACAGCGGTACCCCAGGGATTCAGTTTGTGCAAATCTTGGTATTTATCATCGCTTGGCTAGTGTTGCGAGTGCTAGTGGTGTACAACAATCAGGGACAGAGTTTAGGGCGTTGGGCCTTTGACTTGAAAGTGCTAGAAGTTAACAATGGGCAAGTGGTGGGCAGAATTCCTCAATTGCAGTCATTATTGATGCGAGAGGCGATTATTTGCTTTAGTGCCCTGATGGCGTCAATTACCCTCAGCACCATTATTGCCAATCCCACTGCTATACTGCTACTACTTCCCCTAGCAATTGACTGTGGTTCTGCCTTATCAGACTCTCTCATGCGGCAGGCTTTGCACGATCGCTATGCTAGGACTATCATAGTTTCGTCGCGGCGTGGCTATTCGCTAGATTTAAAAGTTAAGCGATTAGTTGAAAAATTGCAGCGAAATGTGAGAAGATAG
- a CDS encoding nucleotidyltransferase domain-containing protein — translation MTPITNELIAEITRRLIASLNPEEIILFGSYAWGTPHQYSDIDLCIILPDNIPGFDRIEWGVRAINALNDLLVDADILIKTRTDVETFKSVPASLTRKIVEQGKLLYGQGKADTGSILVEKVPT, via the coding sequence ATGACACCAATCACCAACGAACTAATAGCCGAAATCACTCGTCGATTAATAGCTTCACTCAACCCTGAAGAAATCATCTTGTTTGGTTCCTATGCTTGGGGCACACCTCACCAGTATAGTGATATAGATTTGTGTATAATATTGCCAGATAACATTCCAGGGTTTGACCGGATAGAGTGGGGAGTTAGAGCAATAAATGCTCTTAATGATTTGCTGGTTGATGCCGATATTCTCATCAAAACCAGAACTGATGTAGAAACATTTAAAAGCGTTCCAGCTTCCCTCACCAGAAAAATTGTGGAACAAGGAAAGTTACTATATGGACAAGGCAAAGCGGACACTGGTTCAATTCTGGTTGAAAAAGTCCCAACGTGA
- a CDS encoding ribonuclease catalytic domain-containing protein: MEKGTLVEFRVQGDRRLGVVDRPDGKTRWFVVDERGQSHSLAPRQITYTVNGQTYKPSEIASFLQQVQPYLDPSSLEVAWELLVEDGETVTPSQMANLLYSESAAPHSYAAYCLLSEDKLYFKQKGEAYEPRTAAQVAERQHQIEVESLKAKGQQEFLARVEQALKGEAVEWQRHDRQRLEGLEKYAALMADIVRMGVNYDSLARAYPPGAPVLETMTMLGRSATPQAAFQLLIDLGWWSPHENLFLRRSSIPVQFPHKVLEVAQQRLDFPPTDLDANRLDLTHLKVYTIDDESTTEIDDGLSWELLSDGRQRLWVHIADPTRWLVPEDELDLEARKRGSTVYLPTGMIPMFPEVLATGPMSLVQGRISCALSFGIVLETTGAVADYSIHPSLIKPTYRLTYEDVDEMLELGVEAEPEIEAIANWAKQRKSWRYHQGAISINMPEAMIKVKDGEISIDILDDSSSRQLVAEMMILAGEVAARYGQTHNIPLPFRGQPQPELPPDEELLLLPAGFVRACAMRRCMPKSEMSITPVRHAGLGLATYTQATSPIRRYSDLLTHFQLKAHLRGEILPFSAEQLKEVMMNVTSTTQEVTMVERQTNRYYALEYLRRHPEQVWQITVLMWLREDSNLALILLEDIGLQLPMTFKRSVNLGEQLLVKVGLSDPQKDMIQFQEIMYQESLVSGN; the protein is encoded by the coding sequence GTGGAGAAGGGGACGCTAGTTGAATTTAGGGTTCAAGGCGATCGTCGTCTGGGCGTAGTAGACCGTCCAGACGGCAAGACCCGTTGGTTTGTGGTAGATGAACGCGGTCAGTCCCACAGCCTCGCGCCTAGACAAATTACCTACACAGTTAACGGACAAACCTACAAGCCATCTGAGATTGCCAGCTTTTTGCAGCAGGTTCAGCCTTACTTAGATCCATCTAGTTTGGAAGTTGCTTGGGAATTATTGGTGGAGGATGGGGAAACAGTCACTCCATCCCAAATGGCGAATCTGTTGTATTCGGAATCGGCCGCGCCCCATTCTTACGCCGCCTATTGCTTGTTATCAGAGGACAAACTCTATTTCAAGCAAAAAGGAGAGGCCTACGAGCCGAGAACTGCTGCTCAAGTGGCAGAACGTCAACACCAGATCGAAGTAGAGTCACTCAAAGCTAAGGGACAGCAGGAATTTTTAGCTCGCGTAGAACAGGCGCTCAAGGGTGAAGCAGTAGAATGGCAGCGACACGACCGCCAGCGTTTAGAAGGACTGGAAAAATATGCAGCGCTAATGGCGGACATCGTGCGGATGGGGGTAAATTACGATTCTTTGGCTCGTGCCTATCCTCCAGGTGCTCCAGTATTGGAAACTATGACCATGCTGGGACGTTCGGCAACTCCCCAGGCAGCCTTTCAACTGTTGATCGACTTAGGTTGGTGGAGTCCCCATGAAAACTTGTTCCTGCGTCGTTCTTCAATTCCGGTTCAGTTTCCTCATAAGGTATTAGAAGTGGCGCAACAGCGTTTGGATTTTCCGCCAACTGACTTAGATGCAAATCGTCTGGATTTGACTCACCTGAAGGTGTACACAATTGATGACGAAAGCACTACAGAAATAGATGATGGTCTAAGTTGGGAATTACTCTCGGATGGACGGCAACGCCTGTGGGTGCATATTGCCGATCCTACCCGGTGGTTAGTACCGGAAGATGAATTAGACTTAGAAGCCAGAAAGCGCGGAAGTACAGTTTATTTGCCGACAGGGATGATTCCCATGTTCCCGGAGGTATTGGCTACTGGTCCCATGAGCTTGGTACAAGGAAGGATTTCTTGCGCCCTGAGCTTTGGAATCGTTTTAGAAACAACTGGGGCAGTAGCAGATTACAGCATTCATCCCAGCCTGATTAAGCCCACTTATCGTCTCACCTACGAAGATGTAGATGAGATGCTGGAGTTAGGAGTGGAGGCTGAACCAGAAATAGAGGCGATCGCAAATTGGGCAAAACAGCGCAAATCTTGGCGATATCACCAAGGTGCCATCAGCATCAATATGCCAGAGGCAATGATCAAAGTCAAAGATGGCGAGATCAGCATTGACATTTTAGATGATTCCTCATCGCGGCAGTTGGTAGCAGAAATGATGATTTTGGCTGGTGAAGTAGCGGCCCGTTATGGTCAAACTCATAATATCCCCCTACCATTTCGTGGTCAACCACAACCAGAATTACCCCCAGACGAAGAATTGCTTCTACTTCCAGCCGGATTCGTCCGCGCCTGCGCCATGCGTCGTTGTATGCCCAAAAGTGAAATGAGCATTACGCCTGTGCGCCATGCTGGTTTAGGCTTGGCTACCTATACCCAAGCAACTTCCCCCATTCGTCGTTACAGTGACTTACTTACCCACTTTCAACTAAAAGCCCACTTGCGGGGCGAAATTTTACCCTTCTCCGCCGAACAACTCAAAGAAGTGATGATGAATGTCACCTCTACGACCCAAGAGGTGACAATGGTGGAACGGCAAACTAATAGATATTATGCTTTAGAGTATTTGCGCCGTCATCCAGAGCAAGTTTGGCAGATTACAGTCTTGATGTGGTTGCGAGAAGATAGCAACTTGGCACTAATTCTGTTAGAAGATATCGGCTTGCAGTTGCCGATGACCTTCAAGCGTTCTGTGAATTTGGGCGAACAATTATTAGTGAAAGTCGGCCTCTCCGATCCGCAAAAAGATATGATTCAGTTTCAGGAAATAATGTATCAAGAAAGCTTAGTCAGCGGCAATTAA
- a CDS encoding isopropylmalate/homocitrate/citramalate synthase: MTKVIVFDTTMRDGELTPDVKMNLQQKITISQLLEKMGVDIIEVGYPGNSQKDFEEVFNISKIIKNSTICGLASSQKNEIISVAEAIKPAARGRIHTYTPVNIKNQSRLGEEQILSIIKDSVSLARNYCDDVEWSAFDAPRSQPDFLCQAIETATKSGANTISIPDSLGLSSPAEFSQLLQMIFNRVPNIDQAIVSVHCHDDLGMAVDNSLIALNCGVRQIECAINGLGARKGNADLAKVVMGVLNQGNYQIDIDTELINQASELVSQITGVEKGNY, encoded by the coding sequence ATGACTAAAGTGATAGTTTTTGACACCACCATGCGTGACGGAGAACTTACGCCTGATGTCAAAATGAATCTACAACAAAAAATTACCATCTCCCAACTACTTGAAAAAATGGGAGTAGATATTATTGAGGTTGGTTATCCGGGGAATTCGCAAAAAGATTTTGAGGAAGTTTTTAATATCTCGAAAATAATTAAAAATTCTACTATTTGTGGATTAGCAAGTTCACAGAAAAATGAAATAATTAGTGTTGCTGAAGCAATTAAACCAGCGGCTAGAGGCAGAATTCATACTTACACTCCGGTAAATATTAAAAATCAGTCGAGACTCGGTGAAGAGCAAATATTATCAATAATTAAAGATAGTGTTTCTCTAGCACGCAATTACTGTGATGATGTAGAGTGGAGTGCTTTTGATGCACCCAGAAGTCAGCCAGATTTTTTGTGTCAAGCTATTGAAACGGCAACTAAAAGCGGTGCTAATACGATTAGTATTCCCGATAGTTTGGGTTTGTCTTCACCAGCAGAATTTTCCCAACTTCTGCAAATGATTTTTAATCGCGTGCCAAATATTGATCAAGCTATTGTTTCTGTACATTGCCATGATGATTTAGGTATGGCGGTAGATAATTCGCTTATAGCTTTAAATTGCGGTGTCAGGCAAATTGAATGCGCGATTAATGGTTTAGGTGCGAGGAAAGGTAATGCAGATTTAGCAAAAGTTGTTATGGGTGTTTTAAATCAAGGCAATTATCAAATTGATATTGATACTGAGTTAATTAATCAAGCCTCAGAGTTAGTTTCCCAAATTACGGGGGTGGAAAAGGGAAATTATTAA
- a CDS encoding class I SAM-dependent methyltransferase: MNSEKNQMLSIFDRLQIDSKLESVSKIYNNESILYDGRHYNLLYENNYLEPDILVRDIPFWMDMANRYGEPILELCCGNGRISISLAEKGWQVTGIDISESMLEEARRKCSQVEWIQADVQNFALDKQFSLIIIPFNTLGHLSDLQSIENCLKLVRKYLQPDGRFIIELENYLREDNLEFLLSKTRNLYSVYEDPDGKGTVVVTYENELHLPQQIWIWKLFFQLTGQKKEIIEEIKYRLYFPKELDMLLKYNGFTIEHWFGDYDLTPFTSESPRQILICRS, translated from the coding sequence ATGAATAGTGAAAAAAATCAAATGTTATCAATTTTTGATAGATTACAAATTGACTCTAAATTAGAAAGTGTGAGCAAGATTTATAATAATGAGTCTATCTTATATGATGGTAGACATTACAATCTACTTTATGAGAATAATTACCTTGAACCCGATATACTAGTTCGTGACATTCCATTTTGGATGGATATGGCAAATCGTTATGGTGAGCCAATTTTAGAATTATGTTGTGGTAATGGTAGAATTTCCATTAGTTTAGCCGAAAAAGGTTGGCAGGTGACGGGGATTGATATTTCCGAATCTATGCTAGAAGAAGCTAGAAGAAAATGCTCTCAAGTAGAATGGATACAAGCTGATGTCCAAAACTTTGCCCTTGATAAGCAGTTCTCCCTGATAATAATTCCTTTCAACACCCTGGGACATCTTTCAGATTTACAATCAATTGAGAATTGCTTGAAATTGGTTCGTAAATATCTACAACCAGACGGCAGATTTATTATTGAACTAGAAAATTACTTGCGAGAAGATAACCTAGAATTCTTATTATCTAAAACTCGAAACTTATATTCAGTATATGAAGATCCAGATGGAAAAGGTACAGTCGTGGTAACTTATGAAAATGAATTACATTTGCCTCAACAGATATGGATTTGGAAGCTATTTTTTCAATTAACAGGACAAAAAAAAGAAATTATAGAAGAAATAAAATATCGGTTATATTTCCCAAAAGAGCTAGATATGCTGCTGAAGTATAACGGGTTTACAATCGAACATTGGTTTGGTGATTATGATCTAACACCTTTCACTTCGGAATCACCCCGACAAATATTAATTTGCCGTTCCTAA